One genomic segment of Mangifera indica cultivar Alphonso chromosome 6, CATAS_Mindica_2.1, whole genome shotgun sequence includes these proteins:
- the LOC123218326 gene encoding uncharacterized protein LOC123218326, producing the protein MDLNEIKEVLSKNRIEDVSWLCSLSESELDMLISLKLLVLQRAKIIGHEELAEKFDLKMLRALGLILMEYSKRKFKNLSLIPGSAEPSSYIDGCNLLKLNHSDIMSIEELASCINIDSRRRPPKRLHEEAAALNRKKQKS; encoded by the exons ATGGACTTGAACGAGATAAAGGAAGTTTTGAGTAAGAATAGGATCGAAGATGTCTCTTGGCTTTGTTCCCTCTCTGAATCTGAGCTT GATATGTTAATTAGCTTGAAACTGTTGGTTTTGCAACGGGCGAAAATAATTGGCCATGAAGAATTGGCTGagaaatttgatttgaagatgCTTCGGGCTCTCG GGCTCATTTTGATGGAATATTCTAAGCGGAAGTTTAAGAATTTGTCACTTATTCCAGGCTCAGCTGAGCCTTCATCATATATCGATGGTTgcaatttattgaaattaaatcacTCTGATATTATGAGCATTGAAGAGCTAGCTTCATGTATTAACATCGATTCAAGAAGGAGACCACCAAAAAG ACTGCATGAAGAGGCTGCTGCTCTCAACCGGAAGAAACAGAAAAGCTGA
- the LOC123219716 gene encoding probable phospholipid-transporting ATPase 5, with the protein MRKPQRKAHGQTAEPAESQPTIGSFNTLSKLAILCEPYENKKIFNVQPVLSFAITVVQSVLRRALPKADSRWIPWRVPWDTDPEIFIRVEMVESSGRTKGKLRWSKLYSFACFRASTGDLQELIGQPGFSRVVFCNEPQQHKAKPFKYIKNNVSTTKYNVVTFLPIALFEQFRRVANLYFLLAACLSVVNLAPYSPSSLIAPLVFVVGISMLKEAVEDWQRFLQDLSVNNRSVKTHVGNGIFVDKLWKELCVGDVVRVSKDEYFPSDLLLLSSSYEDGVCYVETMNLDGETNLKIKRCLEATLGVNEDKEFSRFKASTRCEDPNPNLYTFVGNLEFENKSFPLCPVQLLLRDSKLRNTDYIYGVVIFSGHDTKAVRNSTRSPSKRSRIERKMDHIIYLLFSILVLISLISSIGSALVLKYDMVKWWYLSLQNDDKDFNPSNPVVSAILQFVRALILYGYLIPISLYVSIEVVKVLQAMIINKDVEMYDDVTCQSVKARTSNLNEELGQVEMILSDKTGTLTCNQMEFRKCSIAGISYGGDINEVDLAASRRMNADVEAYQFSVDDSDTTSQSYEMFEFSVADVNAEMAAQGGHEDINIQIPENSRISSMTKDKCIKGFNFRDDRLLNKNWIHKSNANDMTMFFRVMALCHTGIPVEDDHTDKLKYEAESPEEVAFLIASQEFGFQFCRRAQSTMVLMEVDPSSGKEIEREYKLLNLLEFSSSRKRMSVIVSDEDGQIFLLCKGADSIIFSRLGEHGRSYQQETTSHLSSYAEDGLRTLAFAYRKLEVGEYQNWNLIITKAKTTIGPEREELLEKASEMIEKDLILLGVAAVEDKLQKGVPECIDKLAQAGLKIWLLTGDKRETAINIGFACSLLQQDMKQFDISMSKEVESNKQLQDMKAEVLEKIGSSYQLMCEESNKNAPFALVIEGKALEIALRSDVKDQFFQLAVNCVSVICCRVSPKQKALITRLVKEYTGKTTLAIGDGANDAVMASDFSLPQFRFLERLLIVHGHWCYKRISKMVLYFVYKNIAFGLTLFYYELYTSFRGENLYDDWYMVMFNVMLTSLPVISLGVFEQDASSDVCLQFAALYRQGQKNLCFSWSRIIGWILNGAFASLVIFLFNIYILSPTAFQDNGQVADVAHLGAITYTCIIWTVNCQIALVIAHFTWIQHLLIWGSILLWYVFLFVYGTLPLDHSHRAFQLLVEAIGPAPLYWTVTLLVVILSLLPYFLHITIQRVFFPMDDHIIQEMKYYRKDVTENQMWLREQHNAKKMTQIGFSARVDARVQAFREQLIQRKLLIQKSVTNSPIYRSLANRSLF; encoded by the exons ATGCGGAAACCTCAAAGAAAAGCTCATGGGCAAACTGCAGAGCCGGCAGAAAGTCAACCCACCATTGGCTCCTTCAATACATTATCCAAATTGGCCATTCTCTGTGAACCTTACGAAAACAAGAAGATATTCAATGTCCAACCGGTTTTGTCTTTTGCAATCACAGTTGTACAATCTGTACTTCGAAGAGCCTTGCCG AAAGCTGATTCTCGATGGATTCCATGGAGGGTTCCATGGGATACTGACCCAGAAATTTTTATCAGGG TTGAAATGGTGGAGTCTTCTGGAAGAACAAAGGGGAAGCTAAGATGGAGCAAATTGTATTCGTTTGCCTGTTTTCGAGCAAGCACAGGCGATTTGCAGGAGCTTATTGGTCAGCCTGGATTTTCCAGGGTAGTTTTCTGCAATGAACCTCAACAGCACAAGGCCAAACCCTTCAAGTACATCAAAAATAATGTGTCTACAACTAAGTATAATGTCGTAACTTTTCTTCCCATAGCACTTTTTGAGCAGTTCCGCAGAGTTGCcaatctttattttcttctggCAGCATGCTTGTCTGTTGTTAATTTGGCTCCTTATTCCCCCTCAAGTTTGATTGCCCCCTTGGTGTTTGTTGTTGGAATTAGCATGCTCAAAGAGGCTGTGGAGGATTGGCAAAGGTTCCTTCAG GATTTGAGTGTGAATAACAGAAGTGTAAAGACTCATGTAGGAAATGGGATATTTGTGGATAAATTATGGAAAGAGCTTTGTGTAGGAGATGTTGTTAGAGTTAGTAAGGATGAATATTTTCCAAgtgatcttcttcttctatcCTCAAGCTATGAGGATGGTGTTTGTTATGTGGAGACCATGAACCTTGATGGAGAAACAAATTTGAAGATTAAGAGATGCTTAGAAGCCACACTTGGTGTGAATGAGGACAAGGAATTCAGCAGATTCAAAGCCAGTACTCGTTGTGAGGACCCGAATCCAAATCTTTACACCTTTGTGGGGAATctagagtttgaaaataaatcATTTCCTCTGTGTCCTGTTCAACTTCTTCTGAGAGATTCGAAACTTCGAAACACAGATTACATTTATGGAGTAGTAATTTTTAGTGGACATGATACAAAAGCAGTAAGGAACTCTACAAGATCACCATCTAAGCGTAGTAGAATTGAAAGAAAGATGGATCATATTATCTACCTTCTTTTCTCAATATTAGtactaatttcattaattagcTCTATTGGTTCTGCTCTTGTTTTGAAATATGATATGGTTAAATGGTGGTATCTTAGCCTGCAAAATGATGACAAAGATTTCAATCCATCAAATCCTGTAGTGTCAGCAATCCTGCAGTTTGTGAGGGCCCTTATATTGTATGGCTACTTGATCCCCATTTCTCTGTATGTTTCCATAGAAGTTGTTAAAGTCTTACAAGCTATGATTATTAACAAGGACGTAGAAATGTATGATGATGTGACATGTCAGTCTGTCAAAGCTCGAACTTCGAATTTGAATGAAGAACTAGGCCAGGTAGAAATGATTTTATCAGATAAAACGGGGACCTTGACATGCAACCAGATGGAATTCAGGAAATGTTCAATTGCAGGAATTTCTTATGGCGGTGACATAAATGAAGTTGATCTTGCAGCATCAAGAAGAATGAATGCTGATGTGGAGGCTTATCAATTTAGTGTCGATGATTCTGATACAACAAGCCAAAGCTATGAGATGTTTGAGTTCTCAGTGGCTGATGTTAATGCTGAAATGGCTGCTCAAGGGGGCCATGAAgacataaatattcaaattccTGAAAACTCCAGGATTTCTAGTATGACAAAAGACAAATGTATCAAGGGTTTCAACTTCAGGGATGACAGGTTACTGAACAAGAACTGGATTCACAAGTCAAATGCAAATGATATGACAATGTTCTTCAGAGTCATGGCTCTATGTCACACAGGCATACCTGTGGAAGATGATCATACTGATAAGCTAAAATATGAAGCAGAATCTCCAGAAGAAGTTGCTTTCTTGATTGCTTCACAAGAGTTTGGGTTCCAATTTTGTCGTAGAGCTCAATCCACAATGGTTCTTATGGAGGTTGATCCTTCATCCGGAAAGGAAATAGAGAG GGAATACAAGCTTTTGAATCTGTTAGAGTTCAGTAGTTCTCGGAAAAGGATGTCAGTAATAGTAAGTGATGAAGATGGACAGATCTTTCTCCTTTGCAAAGGAGCTGATAG CATTATCTTTAGCAGGCTTGGAGAACATGGCAGATCATACCAGCAGGAAACAACTTCTCACCTTTCGAGTTATGCAGAAGATGGTTTACGAACTCTAGCTTTCGCCTATCGAAAACTTGAGGTGGGAGAGTACCAAAATTGGAACTTGATAATCACAAAGGCTAAAACTACAATAGGTCCTGAAAGAGAGGAGTTACTAGAAAAAGCATCAGAAATGATTGAAAAGGATCTAATTTTGCTAGGAGTAGCTGCTGTTGAAGACAAGTTACAGAAAGGG GTTCCAGAGTGCATTGATAAGCTTGCTCAAGCTGGGTTGAAAATATGGCTGCTCACTGGTGACAAGAGGGAAACTGCGATAAATATTGG ATTCGCGTGCAGCTTGCTTCAGCAGGATATGAAACAATTTGACATAAGTATGAGCAAAGAAGTGGAGTCTAACAAGCAGTTGCAG gatATGAAAGCAGAAGTTTTAGAAAAAATTGGAAGCTCTTACCAGCTGATGTGTGAAGAAAGCAATAAAAATGCACCTTTTGCCTTGGTGATAGAAGGAAAAGCTCTTGAAATTGCTTTGAGAAGTGATGTGAAGGACCAGTTCTTTCAGTTGGCTGTTAATTGTGTTTCTGTCATATGCTGCCGTGTGTCCCCTAAACAGAAAGCTCTG ATCACGCGATTGGTGAAGGAATATACTGGCAAAACAACTTTGGCAATAGGAGATGGAGCAAATGAT GCAGTCATGGCTAGCGACTTCTCATTACCACAGTTCCGATTTTTAGAAAGACTACTTATAGTTCATGGACATTGGTGTTACAAGAGAATCTCCAAGATG GTTCTCTATTTTGTGTACAAGAATATTGCATTTGGCCTCACCTTATTCTACTATGAATTATACACAAGTTTCCGTGGCGAGAACTTATATGATGATTGGTATATGGTAATGTTCAATGTAATGCTAACATCCTTACCAGTTATATCATTAGGAGTTTTTGAGCAGGATGCTTCCTCCGATGTATGCCTCCAG TTTGCAGCCCTTTACCGACAAGGCCAAAAGAATTTATGCTTCAGCTGGAGCCGGATCATTGGCTGGATATTGAATGGCGCGTTTGCTTCTCTGGTGATCTTCCTATTCAATATATACATTCTTTCCCCCACTGCATTCCAGGACAATGGGCAGGTTGCTGATGTTGCACATCTTGGTGCAATCACATATACCTGCATAATCTGGACTGTCAACTGCCAAATTGCCCTTGTCATCGCTCACTTCACCTGGATTCAACATCTTTTAATCTGGGGTAGCATCTTGTTGTGGTACGTTTTCCTCTTCGTCTATGGCACACTCCCACTCGACCACTCCCACCGTGCATTTCAGCTCCTCGTGGAGGCCATTGGACCTGCACCTCTATATTGGACGGTCACACTGCTTGTAGTGATCCTTTCGCTACTGCCTTACTTCCTGCACATCACCATTCAACGAGTGTTTTTTCCTATGGATGATCACATCATACAAGAAATGAAATATTACCGGAAAGATGTGACCGAAAACCAAATGTGGTTAAGGGAACAACACAATGCTAAAAAAATGACTCAAATTGGGTTTTCTGCAAGAGTAGATGCAAGAGTTCAAGCATTCAGAGAACAGTtgattcaaagaaaattattgatACAAAAATCTGTTACAAACAGCCCCATATATAGATCACTAGCAAATAGAAGCTTGTTTTGA
- the LOC123218282 gene encoding uncharacterized protein LOC123218282 isoform X2, whose translation MSSSSLYVPYWSSATQRRPLQPSDNPNPDDSGHRHPLIDQAPTPRPLFQLFALVFIVFLGLLQFLPATHFRDPSDPYRNWVPFSSIDSGNNLRNFSDRESGVNGEEPGIVHIVSWMECLDLRVLAVLANSTLSGSRYPHLLHFHFFIPKGNEDKVSFYKLKVLFPHSNLEIHGQEEVKEVIRTAMSGMKHPISKYEDIVPFVIPSVHRFLSKFIYISPNVIVKGNVEELTGVDLSYYAIAAAEDCSKSLDTYVNSDILDAIQRSASKPWVSETPYATNSCMPDLSLVLIDSRKLEKDFLEAFLWWSKVLNWSESRRNPAISLALYNGYLKLSSSWLVRDSTSLVFNESFVTRYDGPKTVCSESGDSATTEPGYGNLWTVHLPATSDRIVRD comes from the exons atgtcttcttcttccttgtacGTTCCATACTGGTCTTCTGCAACTCAAAGAAGGCCACTTCAGCCTTCAGACAACCCGAACCCGGATGATTCCGGGCACCGACATCCTCTCATTGATCAGGCTCCGACTCCCAGGCCCCTCTTTCAGTTGTTCGCCTTGGTGTTCATCGTCTTCCTCGGCCTCCTTCAGTTTCTCCCCGCAACCCATTTTCGAGACCCCTCGGATCCTTACAGAAACTGGGTTCCCTTCAGCTCCATTGATTCC GGCAATAATTTGAGGAATTTTAGTGATAGGGAGTCTGGTGTCAACGGGGAAGAGCCTGGAATTGTGCACATTGTGTCATGGATGGAGTGTTTGGACCTTCGAGTGCTTGCAGTTCTTGCAAACTCAACTCTGTCAGGCTCAag ATATCCGCATCTGCTACACTTTCACTTCTTCATCCCAAAAGGGAATGAAGACAAGGTGTCCTTTTATAAGTTGAAGGTGTTGTTCCCACATTCAAACCTTGAAATTCATGG GCAGGAGGAAGTGAAAGAAGTGATTCGAACTGCCATGTCTGGCATGAAACATCCTATATCTAAGTATGAAGATATAGTACCTTTCGTTATACCTAGTGTTCACCGCTTCTTGAGTAAATTCATATACATCTCACCAAATGTAATTGTGAAG GGGAATGTTGAAGAACTAACTGGAGTTGACTTGAGTTATTATGCTATTGCAGCTGCTGAGGACTGCTCCAAAAGCTTAGATACCTATGTTAATTCTGATATACTTGACGCTATCCAGAGATCAGCATCAAAGCCTTGGGTATCTGAGACACCTTATGCAACAAATTCTTGTATGCCAGACTTAAGCTTGGTTTTGATTGATTCAAGGAAGttggaaaaagattttttaGAGGCTTTTCTATGGTGGTCTAAAGTTCTAAATTGGAGTGAAAG CAGAAGAAATCCTGCCATTTCACTGGCACTCTACAACGGATACCTCAAGCTCTCTAGTTCATGGTTGGTCAGAGACTCGACGTCATTGGTATTCAACGAGAGTTTTGTTACTCGTTATGATGGGCCTAAGACTGTCTGCTCTGAGTCTGGTGATAGTGCCACCACAGAACCAGGTTATGGCAATCTCTGGACAGTGCACCTTCCCGCAACATCAGATCGAATTGTCCGTGACTAA
- the LOC123218282 gene encoding uncharacterized protein LOC123218282 isoform X3, whose protein sequence is MSSSSLYVPYWSSATQRRPLQPSDNPNPDDSGHRHPLIDQAPTPRPLFQLFALVFIVFLGLLQFLPATHFRDPSDPYRNWVPFSSIDSGNNLRNFSDRESGVNGEEPGIVHIVSWMECLDLRVLAVLANSTLSGSRYPHLLHFHFFIPKGNEDKVSFYKLKVLFPHSNLEIHGQEEVKEVIRTAMSGMKHPISKYEDIVPFVIPSVHRFLSKFIYISPNVIVKGNVEELTGVDLSYYAIAAAEDCSKSLDTYVNSDILDAIQRSASKPWVSETPYATNSCMPDLSLVLIDSRKLEKDFLEAFLWWSKVLNWSERRNPAISLALYNGYLKLSSSWLVRDSTSLVFNESFVTRYDGPKTVCSESGDSATTEPGYGNLWTVHLPATSDRIVRD, encoded by the exons atgtcttcttcttccttgtacGTTCCATACTGGTCTTCTGCAACTCAAAGAAGGCCACTTCAGCCTTCAGACAACCCGAACCCGGATGATTCCGGGCACCGACATCCTCTCATTGATCAGGCTCCGACTCCCAGGCCCCTCTTTCAGTTGTTCGCCTTGGTGTTCATCGTCTTCCTCGGCCTCCTTCAGTTTCTCCCCGCAACCCATTTTCGAGACCCCTCGGATCCTTACAGAAACTGGGTTCCCTTCAGCTCCATTGATTCC GGCAATAATTTGAGGAATTTTAGTGATAGGGAGTCTGGTGTCAACGGGGAAGAGCCTGGAATTGTGCACATTGTGTCATGGATGGAGTGTTTGGACCTTCGAGTGCTTGCAGTTCTTGCAAACTCAACTCTGTCAGGCTCAag ATATCCGCATCTGCTACACTTTCACTTCTTCATCCCAAAAGGGAATGAAGACAAGGTGTCCTTTTATAAGTTGAAGGTGTTGTTCCCACATTCAAACCTTGAAATTCATGG GCAGGAGGAAGTGAAAGAAGTGATTCGAACTGCCATGTCTGGCATGAAACATCCTATATCTAAGTATGAAGATATAGTACCTTTCGTTATACCTAGTGTTCACCGCTTCTTGAGTAAATTCATATACATCTCACCAAATGTAATTGTGAAG GGGAATGTTGAAGAACTAACTGGAGTTGACTTGAGTTATTATGCTATTGCAGCTGCTGAGGACTGCTCCAAAAGCTTAGATACCTATGTTAATTCTGATATACTTGACGCTATCCAGAGATCAGCATCAAAGCCTTGGGTATCTGAGACACCTTATGCAACAAATTCTTGTATGCCAGACTTAAGCTTGGTTTTGATTGATTCAAGGAAGttggaaaaagattttttaGAGGCTTTTCTATGGTGGTCTAAAGTTCTAAATTGGAGTGAAAG AAGAAATCCTGCCATTTCACTGGCACTCTACAACGGATACCTCAAGCTCTCTAGTTCATGGTTGGTCAGAGACTCGACGTCATTGGTATTCAACGAGAGTTTTGTTACTCGTTATGATGGGCCTAAGACTGTCTGCTCTGAGTCTGGTGATAGTGCCACCACAGAACCAGGTTATGGCAATCTCTGGACAGTGCACCTTCCCGCAACATCAGATCGAATTGTCCGTGACTAA
- the LOC123218282 gene encoding uncharacterized protein LOC123218282 isoform X1 yields MSSSSLYVPYWSSATQRRPLQPSDNPNPDDSGHRHPLIDQAPTPRPLFQLFALVFIVFLGLLQFLPATHFRDPSDPYRNWVPFSSIDSGNNLRNFSDRESGVNGEEPGIVHIVSWMECLDLRVLAVLANSTLSGSRYPHLLHFHFFIPKGNEDKVSFYKLKVLFPHSNLEIHGQEEVKEVIRTAMSGMKHPISKYEDIVPFVIPSVHRFLSKFIYISPNVIVKGNVEELTGVDLSYYAIAAAEDCSKSLDTYVNSDILDAIQRSASKPWVSETPYATNSCMPDLSLVLIDSRKLEKDFLEAFLWWSKVLNWSERSSRRNPAISLALYNGYLKLSSSWLVRDSTSLVFNESFVTRYDGPKTVCSESGDSATTEPGYGNLWTVHLPATSDRIVRD; encoded by the exons atgtcttcttcttccttgtacGTTCCATACTGGTCTTCTGCAACTCAAAGAAGGCCACTTCAGCCTTCAGACAACCCGAACCCGGATGATTCCGGGCACCGACATCCTCTCATTGATCAGGCTCCGACTCCCAGGCCCCTCTTTCAGTTGTTCGCCTTGGTGTTCATCGTCTTCCTCGGCCTCCTTCAGTTTCTCCCCGCAACCCATTTTCGAGACCCCTCGGATCCTTACAGAAACTGGGTTCCCTTCAGCTCCATTGATTCC GGCAATAATTTGAGGAATTTTAGTGATAGGGAGTCTGGTGTCAACGGGGAAGAGCCTGGAATTGTGCACATTGTGTCATGGATGGAGTGTTTGGACCTTCGAGTGCTTGCAGTTCTTGCAAACTCAACTCTGTCAGGCTCAag ATATCCGCATCTGCTACACTTTCACTTCTTCATCCCAAAAGGGAATGAAGACAAGGTGTCCTTTTATAAGTTGAAGGTGTTGTTCCCACATTCAAACCTTGAAATTCATGG GCAGGAGGAAGTGAAAGAAGTGATTCGAACTGCCATGTCTGGCATGAAACATCCTATATCTAAGTATGAAGATATAGTACCTTTCGTTATACCTAGTGTTCACCGCTTCTTGAGTAAATTCATATACATCTCACCAAATGTAATTGTGAAG GGGAATGTTGAAGAACTAACTGGAGTTGACTTGAGTTATTATGCTATTGCAGCTGCTGAGGACTGCTCCAAAAGCTTAGATACCTATGTTAATTCTGATATACTTGACGCTATCCAGAGATCAGCATCAAAGCCTTGGGTATCTGAGACACCTTATGCAACAAATTCTTGTATGCCAGACTTAAGCTTGGTTTTGATTGATTCAAGGAAGttggaaaaagattttttaGAGGCTTTTCTATGGTGGTCTAAAGTTCTAAATTGGAGTGAAAG GAGCAGCAGAAGAAATCCTGCCATTTCACTGGCACTCTACAACGGATACCTCAAGCTCTCTAGTTCATGGTTGGTCAGAGACTCGACGTCATTGGTATTCAACGAGAGTTTTGTTACTCGTTATGATGGGCCTAAGACTGTCTGCTCTGAGTCTGGTGATAGTGCCACCACAGAACCAGGTTATGGCAATCTCTGGACAGTGCACCTTCCCGCAACATCAGATCGAATTGTCCGTGACTAA
- the LOC123218282 gene encoding uncharacterized protein LOC123218282 isoform X4 → MIPGTDILSLIRLRLPGPSFSCSPWCSSSSSASFSFSPQPIFETPRILTETGFPSAPLIPDRESGVNGEEPGIVHIVSWMECLDLRVLAVLANSTLSGSRYPHLLHFHFFIPKGNEDKVSFYKLKVLFPHSNLEIHGQEEVKEVIRTAMSGMKHPISKYEDIVPFVIPSVHRFLSKFIYISPNVIVKGNVEELTGVDLSYYAIAAAEDCSKSLDTYVNSDILDAIQRSASKPWVSETPYATNSCMPDLSLVLIDSRKLEKDFLEAFLWWSKVLNWSERSSRRNPAISLALYNGYLKLSSSWLVRDSTSLVFNESFVTRYDGPKTVCSESGDSATTEPGYGNLWTVHLPATSDRIVRD, encoded by the exons ATGATTCCGGGCACCGACATCCTCTCATTGATCAGGCTCCGACTCCCAGGCCCCTCTTTCAGTTGTTCGCCTTGGTGTTCATCGTCTTCCTCGGCCTCCTTCAGTTTCTCCCCGCAACCCATTTTCGAGACCCCTCGGATCCTTACAGAAACTGGGTTCCCTTCAGCTCCATTGATTCC TGATAGGGAGTCTGGTGTCAACGGGGAAGAGCCTGGAATTGTGCACATTGTGTCATGGATGGAGTGTTTGGACCTTCGAGTGCTTGCAGTTCTTGCAAACTCAACTCTGTCAGGCTCAag ATATCCGCATCTGCTACACTTTCACTTCTTCATCCCAAAAGGGAATGAAGACAAGGTGTCCTTTTATAAGTTGAAGGTGTTGTTCCCACATTCAAACCTTGAAATTCATGG GCAGGAGGAAGTGAAAGAAGTGATTCGAACTGCCATGTCTGGCATGAAACATCCTATATCTAAGTATGAAGATATAGTACCTTTCGTTATACCTAGTGTTCACCGCTTCTTGAGTAAATTCATATACATCTCACCAAATGTAATTGTGAAG GGGAATGTTGAAGAACTAACTGGAGTTGACTTGAGTTATTATGCTATTGCAGCTGCTGAGGACTGCTCCAAAAGCTTAGATACCTATGTTAATTCTGATATACTTGACGCTATCCAGAGATCAGCATCAAAGCCTTGGGTATCTGAGACACCTTATGCAACAAATTCTTGTATGCCAGACTTAAGCTTGGTTTTGATTGATTCAAGGAAGttggaaaaagattttttaGAGGCTTTTCTATGGTGGTCTAAAGTTCTAAATTGGAGTGAAAG GAGCAGCAGAAGAAATCCTGCCATTTCACTGGCACTCTACAACGGATACCTCAAGCTCTCTAGTTCATGGTTGGTCAGAGACTCGACGTCATTGGTATTCAACGAGAGTTTTGTTACTCGTTATGATGGGCCTAAGACTGTCTGCTCTGAGTCTGGTGATAGTGCCACCACAGAACCAGGTTATGGCAATCTCTGGACAGTGCACCTTCCCGCAACATCAGATCGAATTGTCCGTGACTAA